The following are encoded in a window of Polynucleobacter sp. VK25 genomic DNA:
- a CDS encoding mannose-1-phosphate guanylyltransferase/mannose-6-phosphate isomerase produces MTDITLASKSSQIIPVILCGGSGTRLWPLSRSGFPKQFLVLSGDGSNQSLFQQAIGRIHAVAGKEVALGKTVIVTNEEHRFLALDQLRELKGEHQNLEATLLLEPIGRNTAPALTLAALYAQDQTVGINGDPILVVTPADQTVTNPAAFTKALAKSIDIAQTGAIAILGITPTAPETGYGYIKTKHEANQETKHQQDDAFVVERFVEKPNEATAKQYLQEGGYYWNGGMFVLKASIWLAALKEFRPDIFGATETAWVGKAEDHSGDATFIRPDKEIFKTIPSESIDYAVIEKCPGNAKFPIKMVELDAGWNDLGAWDAVWQVGKQDQQGNVTSGDTLLTNSKNSLIHASSRLVSAVGVENLIIVETADAVLVADRKNSQDVKNIVGQLEAQKREEKNLHRKVSRPWGWYDSVDEGERFKVKRIQVKPGASLSLQMHHHRAEHWIVVKGTAEITNGDKVIHLAENQSTYIPQGQTHRLANPGKTPLEIIEVQSGSYLGEDDIVRFEDSYGRN; encoded by the coding sequence GTGACTGATATTACGCTAGCCTCTAAATCATCTCAAATAATCCCTGTGATTTTGTGCGGTGGCTCGGGCACCCGTCTTTGGCCATTATCCAGAAGTGGCTTCCCAAAGCAGTTTTTAGTCCTCTCTGGCGACGGCTCTAATCAAAGCCTCTTTCAGCAGGCAATTGGCCGTATTCATGCGGTGGCTGGTAAAGAGGTTGCTTTAGGCAAAACAGTCATTGTTACCAATGAGGAGCATCGTTTTCTGGCACTCGATCAGTTGCGCGAGCTCAAAGGCGAACACCAGAATCTAGAAGCAACCTTATTGCTTGAGCCGATCGGAAGAAATACAGCTCCTGCATTAACTTTGGCAGCTTTGTATGCGCAAGACCAGACCGTTGGCATAAACGGTGATCCTATCTTGGTGGTAACGCCAGCAGATCAAACGGTGACTAATCCGGCTGCATTTACAAAAGCATTGGCTAAAAGTATTGATATTGCTCAAACAGGTGCAATTGCTATTTTAGGAATTACGCCAACTGCACCAGAAACTGGTTACGGCTATATCAAGACAAAGCATGAAGCAAATCAAGAAACTAAGCATCAGCAAGATGATGCTTTTGTTGTGGAGCGCTTTGTAGAGAAGCCGAATGAAGCAACTGCTAAACAGTATTTGCAAGAGGGTGGTTACTACTGGAACGGCGGCATGTTCGTGCTTAAAGCCAGCATTTGGTTGGCTGCCTTAAAAGAGTTTCGTCCTGATATTTTTGGGGCTACAGAAACTGCCTGGGTAGGCAAGGCTGAAGATCATTCAGGCGATGCGACTTTCATCCGCCCCGATAAAGAGATATTCAAGACTATTCCGAGTGAGTCGATTGATTACGCAGTTATCGAGAAATGCCCAGGCAACGCTAAGTTCCCCATCAAGATGGTTGAGCTTGATGCCGGCTGGAATGACCTTGGTGCCTGGGATGCAGTATGGCAAGTAGGCAAACAAGATCAACAGGGTAATGTCACGAGTGGCGATACTTTATTGACAAACTCCAAGAACTCATTGATTCATGCAAGTAGCAGATTAGTGAGCGCAGTAGGGGTAGAGAATCTTATCATCGTAGAAACTGCTGATGCGGTGTTGGTGGCCGATAGAAAAAATAGCCAAGACGTTAAAAATATTGTTGGTCAACTTGAAGCGCAAAAGCGTGAAGAGAAGAATCTGCATCGCAAAGTATCTCGTCCATGGGGTTGGTATGACAGCGTCGATGAAGGCGAACGTTTTAAAGTTAAGCGTATTCAGGTAAAGCCGGGCGCCAGTCTTTCCTTGCAAATGCATCATCACCGCGCAGAACATTGGATTGTTGTTAAAGGTACTGCCGAGATTACAAATGGCGATAAAGTCATTCATCTTGCTGAAAATCAGAGTACTTATATTCCGCAGGGCCAGACCCATCGCCTCGCAAATCCAGGCAAAACACCCTTAGAAATTATCGAAGTGCAATCAGGTAGCTATCTTGGCGAAGACGACATTGTGCGTTTTGAAGATTCCTACGGCAGAAATTAA
- a CDS encoding glycosyltransferase: MKISVLMAINSFDEYFEDAYLSIINQSFEDFDFHIIANGMSEHQYAALINRVQGGDNVCVHRLELSGLANALNYGLIYARGEFIARMDADDIAHPLRLESQYYEMIGGEGLDVLGTKVELIDSKGIVLQQTFKFYETNKEIRRVLPYRNPLVHPSLMIRRSALLSVGGYRYGHMSEDHELFIRLARNPEIRFKNVNKSLLFYRRHQGQITSVKNAKKNYAEISGFLFTEFLLTKNILYIVGIIAVHPRIRSLRHFFKKIMGVM; encoded by the coding sequence ATGAAGATTTCAGTTTTGATGGCAATAAATTCTTTTGATGAGTATTTTGAAGATGCTTATTTAAGCATTATTAATCAATCTTTTGAAGATTTTGATTTTCATATCATTGCTAATGGCATGAGCGAGCATCAATACGCTGCTTTAATTAACAGGGTACAAGGGGGTGATAATGTTTGCGTTCATCGTCTTGAGCTTTCGGGTTTAGCAAATGCTTTGAACTACGGCCTTATTTATGCGAGAGGTGAATTTATAGCAAGGATGGATGCTGACGATATTGCCCACCCTTTAAGGCTCGAGTCTCAATATTATGAAATGATTGGTGGTGAGGGATTGGATGTATTAGGCACAAAAGTTGAATTAATTGATTCAAAAGGCATAGTCCTCCAGCAAACTTTTAAGTTTTATGAAACTAATAAGGAAATTAGAAGGGTTTTGCCATACAGAAATCCCCTTGTTCATCCAAGTTTAATGATCAGACGCTCAGCTTTGCTTTCGGTTGGCGGTTATAGGTACGGACACATGTCAGAAGATCATGAGCTCTTTATTCGATTGGCGAGAAATCCTGAAATTCGTTTTAAGAATGTAAATAAATCCCTACTTTTTTACCGGCGTCATCAGGGGCAAATAACTTCGGTAAAAAATGCTAAAAAAAATTATGCTGAGATTTCAGGTTTCCTTTTCACCGAGTTCTTACTGACAAAAAATATTTTATACATAGTTGGAATAATTGCAGTGCACCCCAGAATTAGGTCTTTGAGACATTTTTTCAAAAAAATTATGGGTGTGATGTGA
- the gmd gene encoding GDP-mannose 4,6-dehydratase — translation MTKQKVALITGITGQDGSYLAEFLLEKGYIVHGIKRRASSFNTERIDHIYQDPHINHPDLILHYGDLTDTSNLVRIIQECQPDEIYNLGAQSHVAVSFESPEYTADVDAMGPLRMLEAIRILGLEKKTRFYQASTSELYGLVQEIPQKETTPFYPRSPYAVAKMYAYWITVNYREAYGIYACNGILFNHESKRRGETFVTRKVTRGLANIAQGLEKCLYMGNIDALRDWGHAKDYVRMQWLMLQQDKPEDFVIATGVQFTVREFIIRSAKQLGITLKFEGSAENEKAIVASIEGDKAPALKVGDVVVQIDPRYYRPTEVETLLGDPTKAKEKLGWVPEITLDQMIVEMVANDLDQAKQHALLSKHGFSVSVGKEN, via the coding sequence ATGACCAAGCAAAAAGTTGCGCTAATCACCGGCATTACCGGCCAAGATGGCTCCTACCTGGCCGAATTCCTTTTGGAAAAGGGCTACATTGTTCATGGCATTAAGCGTCGTGCCTCGTCCTTTAATACTGAGCGTATTGATCATATCTATCAAGATCCGCACATCAATCATCCTGATTTAATTCTTCACTATGGTGATTTGACCGATACCAGCAACTTAGTGCGTATTATTCAAGAGTGCCAGCCTGATGAGATTTATAACTTGGGCGCGCAGTCACACGTGGCAGTTTCTTTTGAGTCTCCAGAGTACACGGCTGATGTTGATGCGATGGGTCCACTACGTATGTTGGAAGCGATTCGTATTTTGGGTTTGGAAAAGAAGACCCGTTTTTACCAAGCCTCCACTTCAGAGCTCTATGGCTTAGTGCAGGAAATTCCACAAAAAGAAACTACACCTTTCTACCCAAGAAGCCCGTATGCAGTAGCAAAGATGTACGCCTACTGGATTACTGTGAACTACCGTGAGGCTTATGGAATCTATGCTTGTAACGGTATTTTGTTTAACCATGAATCTAAGCGTCGTGGCGAAACCTTTGTCACTCGTAAAGTGACCCGTGGTCTTGCCAATATTGCACAAGGCCTTGAGAAGTGCCTATACATGGGTAATATCGATGCCTTGCGTGACTGGGGTCATGCTAAAGACTACGTCCGCATGCAATGGCTCATGCTTCAACAAGATAAGCCAGAAGACTTTGTGATTGCGACGGGTGTGCAGTTCACTGTCCGTGAATTTATTATCCGTAGTGCTAAGCAACTAGGCATAACCTTGAAATTTGAAGGTAGTGCCGAAAATGAAAAAGCGATTGTTGCTAGCATCGAGGGCGACAAAGCTCCAGCACTCAAGGTAGGTGATGTAGTTGTACAGATCGATCCACGCTACTACCGTCCAACCGAAGTAGAAACCTTATTGGGTGATCCTACAAAAGCCAAAGAGAAATTAGGTTGGGTTCCAGAAATCACTCTTGATCAAATGATCGTAGAGATGGTGGCGAATGACTTAGACCAAGCCAAGCAGCATGCACTCTTGAGTAAGCATGGATTTTCAGTGTCGGTTGGTAAAGAGAATTAA
- a CDS encoding acyltransferase has translation MELNFLLKMPSEKQQRIRYLDGLRGIAIIMVLMCHTFSRWPEYIPWVTDHAHFTLFKYGGFGVALFFIISGFVINMTIENSSSFFLFIFKRWLRLFPAIFLATILIFISASFLHERPAGAPNLKDLIPGLTLIQPELLQIIFDTKFTGLEGAFWSLYVEVKFYLIYGIIYFVKRDKSIHILLAIFFSSILCKTLIHLEMIPPDGVIQKIIFIFLSAQYFGWFCIGIMLNSAKKMKKNLYILYAIALMPPSIALMFGLDFSGFIFGALVFFIFFCSVFIKKSRYIFECRLLLLFGFISYPLYLIHENAIVSLTMKTHSYIEWLPGILTPFPGLFALVLVSFLIAKYAEPALRVKLTHKEL, from the coding sequence GTGGAATTAAATTTTCTATTAAAAATGCCTTCAGAAAAACAACAAAGAATTCGGTATTTGGATGGATTGAGAGGTATCGCCATCATCATGGTTCTGATGTGTCATACGTTCTCCAGATGGCCTGAATACATTCCCTGGGTAACTGATCATGCGCATTTTACGCTATTTAAATATGGAGGCTTTGGGGTTGCGTTATTTTTCATAATATCAGGCTTTGTTATTAATATGACAATAGAAAATTCCTCAAGCTTTTTTCTATTTATTTTTAAAAGGTGGCTAAGATTATTTCCAGCAATATTTTTAGCCACGATACTTATATTTATTTCGGCTAGTTTTCTACATGAAAGACCAGCAGGAGCGCCCAATCTAAAAGACCTGATCCCAGGCCTAACTCTTATTCAACCAGAACTACTTCAGATAATTTTTGATACAAAATTTACAGGGCTAGAAGGTGCATTCTGGTCATTATATGTAGAGGTAAAGTTTTATTTAATATATGGAATAATTTATTTCGTTAAAAGAGATAAATCAATTCATATACTACTAGCTATTTTTTTTAGCAGCATATTATGTAAGACCTTGATTCATCTAGAGATGATTCCTCCTGATGGGGTAATACAAAAAATTATATTTATTTTTTTATCGGCTCAATATTTTGGATGGTTTTGTATTGGAATAATGCTTAATAGCGCAAAAAAAATGAAGAAAAATTTATACATACTTTATGCTATTGCATTAATGCCGCCTTCAATAGCCTTGATGTTTGGCTTAGATTTTTCTGGGTTTATTTTTGGTGCTCTTGTTTTTTTTATATTTTTTTGTAGTGTATTTATAAAAAAATCTAGGTACATTTTTGAATGCAGGCTTTTATTATTATTTGGCTTTATAAGCTACCCATTATATTTGATACACGAAAATGCAATTGTTTCATTGACTATGAAAACGCATAGTTATATAGAATGGCTGCCAGGGATCCTAACTCCTTTTCCGGGGTTGTTTGCTTTAGTCCTGGTATCATTTCTTATTGCTAAGTATGCCGAGCCCGCACTTAGGGTGAAATTAACTCACAAGGAGTTATGA
- a CDS encoding FkbM family methyltransferase — protein sequence MEKPIRTIMKQLTPPLLWGIGTYFKKFRKRNQKNFFSIHGLDQKIEQYLPHDNGFYVELGANDGVSQSNTLYFERYKNWKGVLVEPTPHNYLKCLSNRSKDNYIACNACVSFDYKDRFVEILFSNLMTSSIGLESDIQDPVSHANAGTQFLEGDERVFSFGAVAKTLNEILLEANAPQKIDFLSLDVEGVEIEVLKGVDHTRFRFQYLCIECQDLEKLKSYLHQNDYELVEQLSYHDYLFRDQRVLTI from the coding sequence ATGGAAAAACCGATTCGTACCATCATGAAGCAGTTAACTCCACCTTTGTTGTGGGGTATTGGTACTTATTTCAAGAAGTTTAGGAAAAGAAATCAGAAAAACTTCTTCAGTATTCATGGCTTAGATCAAAAAATTGAGCAGTACTTGCCTCATGACAATGGCTTCTATGTTGAGCTTGGTGCTAATGATGGTGTTAGCCAATCCAACACTTTGTACTTTGAGCGATATAAAAATTGGAAGGGTGTGCTAGTGGAGCCCACCCCACACAACTACCTCAAATGCTTATCTAATCGTTCAAAAGACAATTACATCGCTTGCAATGCTTGCGTATCCTTTGACTACAAAGACCGCTTCGTTGAGATCCTTTTTTCAAACCTCATGACAAGTTCTATAGGTCTTGAATCCGATATTCAAGATCCTGTATCGCATGCTAATGCTGGAACACAGTTCTTAGAGGGGGATGAGCGGGTCTTTAGCTTTGGAGCAGTTGCAAAAACACTCAATGAGATTCTGCTTGAGGCGAATGCCCCTCAGAAGATTGATTTTTTATCCCTGGATGTTGAGGGTGTTGAGATTGAGGTGCTCAAAGGGGTGGATCACACACGCTTTCGCTTTCAGTACCTTTGCATTGAATGCCAGGATCTGGAGAAACTAAAGAGCTATCTACATCAAAACGATTATGAATTGGTTGAGCAGCTTAGTTACCATGATTATCTCTTTAGAGATCAAAGAGTATTAACGATATAA
- a CDS encoding GDP-L-fucose synthase → MSNDLSQKIYVAGHRGMVGSAIVRNLKAQGYTNIVTRTHAEMDLTDQAAVKTFFEQEKPDQVYLAAAKVGGIHANNTYPAEFIYDNLMVQNNVIHQAFLNGVKKLLFLGSSCIYPKLAPQPMSEDALLTGKLEPTNEPYAVAKIAGIKMCESYNRQYSQSHGVDYRSVMPTNLYGPGDNYHPENSHVIPALIRRFHEAKVANAPEVVIWGTGTPRREFLFVDDMAAASVFVMQLDKATYDTQTQAMQGHINVGYGSDITINELAHAVAKATGYVGNIVFDSTKPDGAPRKWMSSERLNKLGWTPKVNLEEGLREAYSEFVTHQA, encoded by the coding sequence GTGAGTAACGATCTAAGTCAAAAGATTTATGTTGCAGGACATCGCGGCATGGTGGGTTCAGCCATTGTGCGCAATCTTAAGGCACAGGGCTACACCAATATTGTTACCCGTACTCACGCTGAGATGGATTTGACAGATCAGGCGGCAGTAAAAACCTTTTTTGAGCAAGAGAAGCCCGATCAAGTCTATTTGGCTGCTGCAAAGGTGGGGGGTATTCATGCGAATAACACTTATCCAGCCGAGTTTATTTACGATAACTTGATGGTTCAAAACAACGTCATTCATCAAGCTTTTTTGAATGGCGTCAAAAAACTATTGTTCTTGGGATCTAGCTGTATTTATCCAAAGCTAGCACCTCAGCCGATGAGTGAAGATGCACTCCTTACTGGCAAGCTCGAGCCAACCAATGAGCCTTATGCTGTTGCCAAGATTGCCGGCATCAAGATGTGCGAAAGCTATAACCGTCAATATAGCCAATCGCATGGTGTTGACTATCGCTCAGTGATGCCTACGAATTTGTATGGCCCTGGCGATAACTACCATCCTGAAAATAGCCATGTCATTCCAGCCTTGATTAGACGCTTCCATGAGGCCAAGGTTGCTAATGCGCCAGAAGTGGTTATTTGGGGTACTGGCACTCCAAGGCGTGAGTTTTTATTTGTGGACGATATGGCTGCTGCTTCAGTGTTTGTGATGCAGCTTGATAAAGCAACTTACGATACTCAAACTCAGGCAATGCAAGGCCACATTAATGTGGGCTATGGCAGTGACATCACCATTAATGAATTAGCGCATGCGGTTGCCAAAGCGACAGGCTATGTAGGCAATATTGTTTTTGACTCTACGAAGCCAGATGGCGCCCCTAGAAAGTGGATGAGCTCTGAGCGTTTGAATAAACTAGGTTGGACGCCAAAGGTCAATCTAGAAGAGGGCTTGCGCGAGGCTTATTCTGAATTTGTTACACATCAGGCTTGA
- the galE gene encoding UDP-glucose 4-epimerase GalE, giving the protein MNILLTGGAGYIGSHAAVVLSQAGHEVVLLDNFCNSRKSILERLQKILGKALPCIEGDVRDTALVTKTLQDCKIDAVIHFAGLKAVGESVKKPTFYYANNVQGSISLLQAMQTSGVRKIIFSSSATVYGVPIYLPYDENHPTNPINPYGNSKLQVEIILRDLANSDPEWRIACLRYFNPIGAHFSGAIGDNPSGEPGNLMPYITRVAAGKLEKLSIFGRDYDTRDGTGERDYIHVMDLVEGHAAALNFLENNSGCHTINLGTGKSASVMECVSAFEKVTGISLPINYIERRSGDLPIYYASAELALQKLGWYARRSLEEMCESAWDFENSCQAVSRLD; this is encoded by the coding sequence GTGAATATTCTGTTAACTGGTGGCGCTGGGTACATTGGTAGTCATGCCGCAGTGGTGCTATCACAAGCCGGTCATGAGGTGGTGTTGTTAGATAACTTTTGTAATAGTCGAAAAAGTATTTTAGAGCGACTACAAAAGATTTTGGGTAAGGCGTTGCCATGCATTGAGGGTGATGTTCGCGATACCGCACTTGTTACCAAAACACTGCAAGACTGTAAAATTGATGCCGTGATTCACTTTGCGGGATTAAAGGCGGTGGGTGAATCAGTTAAAAAACCTACATTCTATTATGCTAATAATGTTCAGGGCTCGATTAGTCTTTTGCAGGCAATGCAAACTTCAGGGGTAAGGAAGATTATTTTCAGTTCAAGTGCAACTGTCTATGGCGTACCCATTTATTTGCCTTATGATGAAAATCACCCAACCAATCCAATCAATCCATATGGTAATAGCAAATTACAGGTAGAGATAATTCTAAGGGATTTAGCTAATTCAGACCCGGAGTGGAGAATTGCTTGTTTACGTTATTTCAATCCAATTGGTGCGCATTTTTCTGGCGCGATTGGGGATAATCCATCAGGAGAACCGGGGAACTTAATGCCATACATCACTAGGGTTGCTGCTGGTAAGCTGGAAAAGCTTAGTATTTTTGGGCGAGACTACGATACACGCGATGGAACTGGTGAAAGAGATTATATTCATGTAATGGATCTCGTCGAGGGGCATGCCGCAGCCCTGAATTTTTTGGAAAATAATTCAGGGTGTCACACTATAAACTTGGGTACTGGCAAATCTGCAAGTGTTATGGAGTGTGTAAGCGCATTTGAGAAGGTAACGGGAATATCATTGCCCATCAACTATATAGAAAGACGCAGCGGTGATTTGCCCATCTATTACGCTAGCGCTGAATTGGCACTTCAAAAGCTTGGCTGGTATGCCAGACGTTCTTTGGAGGAAATGTGTGAAAGCGCGTGGGACTTTGAAAATAGCTGTCAAGCTGTTTCGCGTTTAGATTGA
- a CDS encoding O-antigen ligase family protein: MTSDTLDKNTVRIPPPLIWAQCIIFTALYSVWMIYELLYFRRILLISGALLSLYPIYQYRHYFLRKRAAPIWLMAGLFVWALFHLFFLAHDYPAQLMELKRIWKYAGLGAIFALGLGLSLASTQISRPNAVEPPHYWPLIYFGLCLPVLIYLLRYLLSTYGSLLGIAPPAFLRINSDPHSAYYIPKTDYIAFCLPVLALSLGQIYGLLISNFRLRTTQYLAMFCYLFVIATTLLLFYVQNTKNGIAYAAILITLFLGFILFRGSSVRLWQKVILMMTVVIAGYALLLPHLQKNDSWRTLIADIKIGFQLEQFPQWKFAGEKVYPNNEYGKMVSGTNYERAAWLKAGLQLALIDPLGYGLVEDSFKKMVKGHWPEASPNLSHSHSGWLDLILGLGFPGILCLLGALILNIRLSLAVQRPWISLIFWGLIANLVLWVTTEVAATVSFSALIFWICWASGLNFLDKNQRN, from the coding sequence ATGACCTCAGATACCCTGGATAAAAATACTGTGCGTATACCGCCGCCCCTAATTTGGGCGCAGTGCATTATTTTTACTGCGCTCTACTCAGTCTGGATGATCTATGAGTTGCTTTACTTTCGAAGAATTCTATTAATTAGTGGCGCCTTACTGTCGCTATATCCGATTTACCAGTATCGCCACTACTTTCTTCGAAAAAGAGCTGCCCCAATATGGTTGATGGCTGGGCTATTTGTGTGGGCGCTTTTCCATCTTTTCTTCTTAGCCCATGATTATCCTGCGCAGTTAATGGAATTGAAGCGTATTTGGAAATATGCAGGATTGGGTGCAATTTTTGCGCTTGGTCTAGGCTTATCGCTAGCAAGCACCCAGATCAGTAGGCCTAACGCAGTAGAACCCCCTCACTATTGGCCTTTGATTTATTTCGGACTATGTTTGCCAGTTTTAATATATTTACTTAGATATTTATTATCTACCTATGGATCTTTGTTGGGTATCGCACCCCCAGCATTTTTAAGGATTAATTCCGATCCTCATTCTGCATATTACATTCCTAAAACTGACTATATTGCTTTTTGTTTGCCAGTTTTAGCGCTATCTTTGGGGCAAATTTATGGCCTGCTCATTTCTAATTTTCGTCTACGCACAACTCAATATCTGGCAATGTTCTGCTACCTATTTGTAATTGCTACAACCCTACTCCTTTTCTATGTGCAAAATACAAAGAATGGCATAGCATATGCAGCAATTCTGATCACGTTATTTCTTGGGTTCATTCTCTTTCGAGGATCCTCAGTCAGACTCTGGCAAAAGGTAATTCTTATGATGACTGTAGTGATTGCTGGATATGCTTTACTTCTGCCACATTTGCAAAAGAATGATTCTTGGCGCACCTTGATTGCTGATATCAAGATTGGTTTTCAGCTTGAGCAATTTCCCCAGTGGAAGTTCGCGGGCGAGAAAGTTTATCCTAATAATGAATATGGAAAGATGGTTTCTGGAACCAACTATGAGCGTGCTGCTTGGTTAAAGGCGGGTTTGCAATTGGCGCTTATTGATCCCTTAGGCTATGGATTAGTAGAAGATTCTTTCAAAAAGATGGTCAAGGGCCATTGGCCTGAGGCAAGCCCAAATCTCTCTCACAGTCATAGCGGCTGGCTTGATTTAATTCTGGGTTTGGGCTTCCCAGGGATTTTGTGTCTACTGGGGGCCTTGATTCTAAATATTAGGCTATCACTAGCAGTCCAGCGGCCCTGGATATCGTTAATATTTTGGGGGCTTATCGCTAATCTAGTGCTTTGGGTTACTACAGAGGTTGCTGCAACCGTTTCCTTTTCGGCTCTTATTTTTTGGATTTGCTGGGCATCTGGATTAAATTTTCTAGATAAAAATCAGAGGAATTAG
- a CDS encoding Wzz/FepE/Etk N-terminal domain-containing protein, with protein sequence MNEKKSIFDVFNLFIKNKWLLGGISLLGAIASALYLQNFPKTYEAKAYIQLSHIDGVATPGLAITSIYPEIPSMLIYRIKTAGLYDLRDQNFCGAEGDDRSARKLLQKIDLRVPVSGEPNTVELKVRADNAQVAGECAESIFNLIKSSESKMLKEYLSLVNEKYVNEQLRLAHADIHVSRESISGLGDFLKSSKRYDAVLLTPIYIGEAVRPSPLKIIPAGAIAGLMFGLFLLLLKEAFSKFRGSNNAQ encoded by the coding sequence ATGAACGAAAAAAAATCAATTTTTGATGTCTTTAATTTATTTATCAAAAATAAATGGTTATTGGGGGGCATAAGTCTTCTTGGGGCAATAGCTTCAGCGTTATACCTGCAAAATTTCCCCAAAACATATGAAGCTAAAGCTTACATACAATTAAGTCATATTGATGGGGTGGCTACTCCAGGCCTTGCAATTACTAGCATATACCCCGAAATACCATCGATGTTAATTTATAGAATTAAGACGGCTGGCTTATATGATCTTAGAGATCAAAATTTCTGTGGTGCTGAGGGGGACGACAGATCTGCTAGGAAACTGCTCCAAAAAATTGACTTAAGGGTTCCAGTCTCTGGCGAGCCAAATACTGTAGAGCTTAAGGTTAGGGCAGATAATGCTCAGGTTGCTGGTGAGTGTGCAGAGTCAATATTTAATTTGATAAAAAGCAGTGAATCTAAAATGCTTAAGGAGTATTTATCCCTTGTGAATGAAAAATATGTCAATGAGCAATTGCGTTTAGCACATGCGGACATACATGTATCTCGAGAGAGTATTTCGGGCTTAGGAGACTTTTTGAAGAGTTCTAAAAGATATGATGCAGTGCTGTTAACACCAATTTACATTGGCGAGGCTGTTCGTCCTAGCCCTCTCAAAATCATTCCTGCAGGAGCAATTGCTGGGCTAATGTTCGGCCTATTTCTTTTGTTACTTAAGGAAGCATTCAGTAAATTTAGGGGTAGTAATAATGCCCAGTAA
- a CDS encoding glycosyltransferase family 2 protein, which yields MNIIESILNYMMEVYKFFLRNLKEIKRLLFNDLYSLIVFFLYYRYLISSDHKESKYSKGVTVVITSCNRPKELRNLLVSFVKFNTYKISKFIIVEDAGCKESVEIARQQLKDENLKILLHSKNIGQLNSIDEAYAFVDTEYIFHLEEDWEFIKSGFIENSIGVFEKNSKLVSLSLRPHADWNKWEFEKKVDYYGFEKSHNFIWQGISINPGIYKKANYDLLGSYEKFKKERIVVQAYRSLGLIGGISLEENGYVIHKGENNTTRKKYKVA from the coding sequence ATGAATATTATTGAAAGTATATTAAATTATATGATGGAAGTATATAAATTTTTTTTGAGAAATTTAAAAGAAATTAAAAGACTATTATTTAATGATTTGTACTCTTTGATTGTATTTTTTTTATATTATCGGTATTTAATTTCTAGTGATCATAAAGAATCTAAATATAGCAAAGGAGTCACGGTAGTTATTACTTCATGCAATAGACCTAAGGAATTAAGAAATTTATTAGTATCTTTTGTTAAATTTAATACATATAAAATTAGTAAATTCATTATTGTAGAAGATGCTGGCTGCAAAGAATCTGTTGAAATTGCAAGGCAGCAATTAAAGGATGAGAATTTAAAAATATTGCTACATTCAAAAAATATTGGACAATTAAATTCAATTGATGAAGCATATGCATTTGTTGATACGGAGTATATTTTTCATCTCGAAGAGGATTGGGAATTCATTAAATCTGGTTTTATTGAGAATTCAATAGGAGTATTTGAAAAAAATTCAAAACTTGTAAGTCTTTCATTGCGTCCTCATGCTGATTGGAATAAATGGGAATTTGAAAAAAAAGTTGATTATTATGGCTTTGAAAAATCTCATAACTTTATATGGCAAGGAATTTCAATTAACCCGGGAATCTATAAAAAAGCTAATTATGATTTATTGGGCTCTTACGAAAAATTCAAAAAAGAACGGATCGTGGTTCAGGCTTACAGAAGTCTAGGATTAATTGGTGGAATTTCACTTGAAGAAAATGGATATGTAATCCATAAAGGGGAAAACAACACTACTAGAAAAAAATATAAAGTAGCCTAA